Genomic window (Candidatus Hydrogenedentota bacterium):
GAGTTTCGCCTTCAGCAGGAGCTTCGCCTTCAACAGGCGTTTCACCTTCAACGGGCGCTTCGCCTTCAACAGGCGCTTCACCTTCAACAGGCTCTTCGCCTTCGACAGGAGCTTCGCCTTCAACAGGCACTTCGCCTTCAACAGGAGCTTCGCC
Coding sequences:
- a CDS encoding helix-turn-helix transcriptional regulator; the encoded protein is GEAPVEGEVPVEGEAPVEGEEPVEGEAPVEGEAPVEGETPVEGEAPAEGETPV